A window from Canis lupus familiaris isolate Mischka breed German Shepherd chromosome 18, alternate assembly UU_Cfam_GSD_1.0, whole genome shotgun sequence encodes these proteins:
- the LOC102155220 gene encoding 39S ribosomal protein L33, mitochondrial-like has product MFLSTVTFAKSKSKTILVKMLSQAGTGYSFNTKRSRLREKLTLLHYDPIVKTKVLFVEQKKIRSL; this is encoded by the coding sequence ATGTTCCTGTCCACGGTCACCTTTGCCAAGAGCAAGTCAAAAACCATTCTGGTCAAAATGCTGAGCCAAGCTGGAACAGGTTACTCCTTCAACACTAAGAGAAGCCGACTACGGGAGAAACTCACTCTCTTACATTATGACCCAATTGTGAAAACAAAAGTCCTCTTTgtggaacagaagaaaatacGCTCCCTCTAA